The nucleotide sequence GCCCCGGCCTGGCTCGGTGAGTGCCCAGGTCTGGGACCAGTGCTGAGCAGACAGAGCCCAGGGAAGGGTCAGTGAGTCTGGCCTTGTGGAGAGGGCAGGCAGGTGATGGAGTCCCGAGGTTCACCACCTTTGTTCCCTACCCCAGTGTATCACAGATTCATTGCGCAGCCAAGGCTACAATTCATCCCAAGACTTGCCATccctggtcctggactttgtaAAGTTGCACCCACTGATGGCTCGGCCCGTTGTGCCCACACGTGGACGGCCCCTGCTGCTCAAGCGCAATGTACGCTACACACACCTTACAGGgacacctgtcaccacgcctgctGGACCCACCTATGACCTGCTCTTTCTGGGCACAGGTGCTTCTGATCCCAATCCCTGATCCCTGTTGGCCCTGATCACTAATGCTTCTGAATCCATTAATTCCTGCCATGACTAATCTGGAGTTCCCAATGTCCTgagggtccactgctcctggctgagTCCTTGTTCTGGACCTCTGGACCTCATGACTCCTGAGCTGTTCCTATTAGGCCTCTTGCAGGGTGCTGAGAGCAGATCCCATAGTTGGGGTCTGACTCTCTGCTCTTTCCATGCCAGCTGATGGCTGGATCCACAAGGCCGTAGTCCTGGGCTCTGGAATGCACATTATTGAAGAGACACAAGTgttcagggagccccagtctgtggaaaatCTAGTCATCTCTCTAATGCAGGTAACCCTTCTCTGTGACCCTTAATATAGGCTTGCTGAAataggaggagggagtggggaggttgGGCAGAGGCTGTGTATCTGTAAGTTTGAGTGGGGGCATTGCTGACCAACTGTCCTATCTGGCTCCCAGCACAGCCTCTATGTGGGGGCTCCTAGCGGAGTCATCCAGCTACCACTCTCCAGCTGCTCCCGCTACCGATCCTGCTATGACTGCATCTTGGCCCGAGACCCCTACTGTGGCTGGGACCCCGGCACCCATGCCTGCATGGCAGCCACCACCATAGCCAACAGGTCCCAGGGAAGCAGGTGGGAAGTGGTGGGGGGTGAGAGTCACATGTGGCCTGAGTGGAGGAGGAAGGCCTGGGGGAGTGCAGGGGTTAGTTATTGGTAACAGACCTATCTACCCTGTCACTGGGAAACTGAAACCCAGTTCCGCTTGTTCATAAAACCTGATCTTCTGTCCCAGGACAGCACTGATACAGGACATAGAGAGAGGAAATCGAGGCTGTGAGAGCAGCAGGGATACAGGTAAGTGACTCATATGAGTGTGGGTCTAGCTGCACAGCCTCTCCTCTTTGCCATTTACTGCTATGTCGTACACGTTTGTATCTGAGTGGCTTTGGCTGTGTGCATTTGGTAAGGATGACTCAAAcgcagagcctggcacagagtaagtgctcaacaaacatttactgccCAAATGAATTATAAACTAGGAAACACATTCAAGATGTGAAGTGTGTTGTCACTTCTAGAGCTTATAGCCAAGTAGCAGATGACAAGGGTTCAGGAACGTAATGGGTATTTCCCCAAGGGAGATCAGATGACTGAGCTGATATCTGAAGAACAAAAGTTAATCATCATAGCTAAGATGTATTAagtatttactgtgtgccaggcactgatctAAATACTTCTATGCATGATGTCATTTATTCTCACAGCATTCTTATGAGAAAGGTGCCATTATTATCGTCCCCATGAGGGACCTCTCTGAGGCCCAGGGAGTGTAAGTAAGTTGCTCAAACTTATTCAGCTATTAAGAAACTGGACCAGAATTCAAACctggctgagtacagtggctcacgcctgtaatcccagcactctgggaggccaaggtaggtggattgcttgagctcaggaattggagaccagcctgggcaacatggcaaaaccccatctctacaaaaaatacaaaaattagccaggtgtggtggcacatgtctgtagtcccagctacttggaaagctgaggtgggaagatcacttgagcctgggaggtggaggttgcagtgagccaagatcacaccattgcactccagcctgggtaacagagtgagacctcatgaaagaaagaaagagagagagagagagaaagacagaaagcaaggaaggaaaggaaggaacggaaggaagaaagaattcaaacCTGACCCTAAGCAGTCTGACTTGACTTTGTGCTTCTGGTCACTATACTATATTATGCTATCTCCCACAAGTTAGCCAGGCAAGCAGACGACATGGGGTAATGGGGTGACAtgcaagcagagggagcagcAGGCAGAGGGAGGCTGGCACATTTGAGTGACAGGATAATGGGCTGGACAAGTGGGCAAAGACCATGTTGAAGATTTTGGTCTTTATCCGAAAAGCAACAGGAAATCTCTGAAGAGTTTTAGGCCGGAAAGTGGCAagatcagatttgtgtttttaaaatacctcTCTTGGAGAATGGATTACATGGGGCCAGAGTGGGCCAGAAGTCATGGAAGGAGAGAGATCAACAGGTCTAAGATAGATGCCAGAAACCAAATCTTCGTGAGAGTTAGATACAAACGTGAagaagggccgggcacagtggctcatgcctataatcccagcactttgggaggccaaggcggttggatcacttgaggttgggagttcaagaccagcctggccaacatggtgaaaccgtgtctctactaaaaatacaaaaactagccaggcatggcagcacatgcctgtaatcccagctactcaggagcctgaggcaagagaattgcatgaaccggggaggcggaggttgcagtgagctgagatcacgtcactgtactccagcctgggtgacagaatgagactccatctcaaaaaaacaaaacaaacaaaaaaaggtgaaCAAGAAGAGGAGGGAGACTCCCAGGTTTCTGACTTAAGCAACTGTATGGCTGGTGGTGCCATTCATAGTGGTGGCAATTCAAGGAAAGGACCTGGCGTAGTTTGGGAGAAAAGCTTTGGCCTTTGAAGTGTCCAAGAGACCTCATATGGAGATGCCCAGCACATGGTAGATATCCAAGTCTTGCACTCAGGAGAGAAGTCTGAGGGAGAGACTAGGAGTTACTGGCAGATGGCAGAAATTGAAACTACAGGACAGGATGAGAGAATGGAGAGAGAATGGAAAAGGGCACTGCCTGCTTCCTGGGAAGGGCCAACGTGAACCTTATGTGGAAGCATGAGCACAGAGCCTGGGTCAGCTGTCACGGTGATTCCGGGTTCTGTGCTTGGTGCCAGGGACTTGGCAGTCAACAGTCTGGCTTGCCATCTCCATTCCCTTCTTGAGATGGGCTGGTACTgacctctcccccaacccccacagggccaccaccaccactgaaGACCCGCTCTGTGCTCCGGGGTGATGATGTCCTCCTGCCCTGTGACCAGCCATCCAACCTGGCCCGGGCCTTGTGGCTACTCAATGGAAGCATGGGCCTGAGCGATGGACAGGGTGGCTACCGTGTGGGCGTGGATGGGCTGCTGGTGACAGATGCACAGCCTGAGCACAGTGGCAACTATGGCTGCTATGCTGAAGAAAATGGCCTCCGCACCCTGCTGGCCTCCTATAGCCTCGTGGTCCGGCCAGCCACTCCTGCCCCAGCTCCGAAAGCCCCTGACACACCTGGGGCACAGCTGGCACCTGATGTCAGACTGCTCTATGTGCTAGCCATTGCCGCACTTGGTGGCCTCTGTCTCATCCTGGCCTCCTCCCTCCTCTATGTGGCCTGTCTGCGGGAAGGCAGACGAGGGCGCCGACGGAAATACTCACTGGGTCGGGCCAGCCGGGCAGGAGGATCTGCCGTGCAACTGCAGACAGTCTCAGGCCAGTGTCCTGGAGAGGAAGATGAGGGCGATgaggaggagggggctggaggCCTGGAGGGCAGCTGTCTCCAGATCATCCCTGGGGAGggagccccagccccaccacccccaccacccccactgcCACCAGCTGAGCTGACCAATGGCCTGGTGGCACTGCCCAGCCGGCTGCGAAGGATGAATGGCAATAGCTATGTGCTTCTGAGGCAGAGCAACAATGGAGTACCAGCAGGGCCCTGCTCCTTCGCTGAGGAACTCAGCCGCATCCTGGAGAAAAGGAAGCACACGCAGCTCGTGGAGCAGCTAGATGAGAGCTCTGTCTGAGCCCAGCCTCCCAGAACAAATGCTCTTCCAAGCCAGCCTGTCTGTCCCAGGCTGGGCCACTGCCTCCCTAACACAGCCACCCTACCTTCATTCCCCCCACTCTATGCCCTTTTCCCAACTTTTTGATGTCCCTGTAGGGCTGGCCAGTCAGGCCCAGCCAAAGCCCCCTCCTCAGTCTCCACAGACCCACATGTGAGCAGCCCAGGCCCATCGGTGCTCCTCAGAGGTAGGTGCTCCCTCAGGATCAGGTGCCCTGCAGACCCAGAGCCAGTTCCTATCCCCTAACCTAAACACTTAAGAGGCGAGGACTCCATCCTCCTGTTCCATTCATCTGCCCaaaccctttctctttctcccaggcaGGGCTCTGCAGGTCCATATGGGCTCAATGTCACCACCCTCTGCATGGCCCTGTGTGCTGGATGGTCCTGAAACCAGACAAGACCTCTGCCAGCCACCTAAGCCCTGCGTACATTCACATGCACACGTGGAAGAATGTTTATCGGCTGGGCTGCAGTGCCCCTACCCTCACCTTCTCCTGGTGCATTTTTGTTTCATCCCTGCTTCTGGACTTGGGGTACCCTCCCAAATGCCACATCCTATCTGGTCCTCTTCCCCAGCCCCATGTGGTGACCTCTTTGTCAAGAGCTTGGGAATGGGCCAGCCTGGGGAGGTAAGACTGCAtcactcccctcctctcccttcctgtgTGGCCCTTGTGAATCAGCCTCCCCACTCTCCTTGGTCATTCTCAAGAGTATCAGAGACAGAGCTCCAGGCATGTCCTATCCCCATGCACATGTGGCCACACACACCTGTATCACACAGGTGCTTACATTTCCACTCACATGCACCTCTGAGCCTCCCCTTGCTGCCTTGGACCTGTGTCTGTTGGGTTTGGTCCGTGGACATTTCAGAGGGAGATCCCCCTCCCGTTTAGCTGTCCTCACAGGCCCTTCCTTAGAATGGATGACCAACACTGCACTCAATGAGCCAGCCTCTCTTTTGGGGGAACCAAGCATTCGCTTCCCCTAGACTACAgcagggaaagggaggagaaatCTGATGTCTCAATTGGCATATGAAGCCCGTTCTTGGAACTATGCAAAGGGCAGTGGCTGGGAGTTTGGATGCTTAGCTCCTACCCCTGTCCTACCTCACCGGGGCACTTTCAGGGTCCAGGGACCTCTGAAGTCTCTAGGCCTATATGGGACAATCAATTCTGACTGAGCTCCCCCATTCCCCTCGGGTGAGGATGACTGTTATTTTTGTAGCTGAGAACGTGGAATCCCACGAGTTTTTACTGCCCTTCACCCAaactctcccacctccaccccacaatGAATGTATTTATTGTGAGAATGGCTATACTTCTTTAGGAATGCCCCCACTTACCACCAGGTGGGTGGAACAGGCATGTGACAGAGTGGGGAGCCTGGGCTCAGCTCCTCCCCCTGCCGTTGGTTAATAAACACCCTCTTTCCCCACAGCTATGCGTAGTCTGCTTCATCTAGATGGGCCCAGCCCTGATCACCAGGTGACAGGCTCCTGAGCCTATACAGGTGCCGCATTGATGTCTGCTTCCAGGGTTGGCTCTGCTCCCTAATACAACTATTTGCAGAGGAAACTGGGATCCTCTGCTTCCATCCAGACTCCTTGGCAGGCACGCAGGCCTCTTTATTAAGGTTCACACTATTCATTGATCATGGTGTTAGGGCATGACAAGAAAATGACAACGGTTCAAGAATTCTTATGAGgatttctagatttttattttctggctcTCATTTCCCCACCATCCCCCCTTTTTAAACTAAGACTGGAAAATATTAATCAGccttcctgcccttccccaaGGTTCTCAGCACTCCCCACCAGCTGGCTCAAGGGACATGGATTTTATTTCTGCACAAAGAGGAACGTGGGAGGAAGGAGATGTATAGCTAAGACCACAGAAAGCTTGTTGGCCAGGGAATAACTCCCTTCTCCCTTTCAAGGGTCAGGCCTAGATTAATCACTTGGCCTTTAATACTAACCACCTGATGGTTGTTATATGTTCTGCgtctagttttaaaataatgaaaactgaaGCTTGCGCTGAACATATGCACACATTTTGAAGACAGACCTGAAATGTGACTTTGGATAAGTTTATTAACCTCAG is from Macaca fascicularis isolate 582-1 chromosome 9, T2T-MFA8v1.1 and encodes:
- the SEMA4G gene encoding semaphorin-4G isoform X2, whose amino-acid sequence is MWGRLWPLLLSILTATAVPGPSLRRPSRELDATPRMTIPYEELSGTRHFEGQAQNYSTLLLEEASARLLVGARGALFSLSANDIGDGAHKEIHWEASPEMQSKCHQKGKNNQTECFNHVRFLQRLNSTHLYACGTHAFQPLCAAIDAEAFTLPTSFEEGKEKCPYDPARGFTGLIIDGGLYTATRYEFRSIPDIRRSRHPHSLRTEETPMHWLNDAEFVFSVLVRESKASAVGDDDKVYYFFTERATEEGSGSFTQSRSSHRVARVARVCKGDLGGKKILQKKWTSFLKARLICHIPLYETLRGVCSLDAETSSRTHFYAAFTLSTQWKTLEASAICRYDLAEIQAVFAGPYMEYQDGSRRWGRYEGGVPEPRPGSCITDSLRSQGYNSSQDLPSLVLDFVKLHPLMARPVVPTRGRPLLLKRNVRYTHLTGTPVTTPAGPTYDLLFLGTADGWIHKAVVLGSGMHIIEETQVFREPQSVENLVISLMQHSLYVGAPSGVIQLPLSSCSRYRSCYDCILARDPYCGWDPGTHACMAATTIANRTALIQDIERGNRGCESSRDTGPPPPLKTRSVLRGDDVLLPCDQPSNLARALWLLNGSMGLSDGQGGYRVGVDGLLVTDAQPEHSGNYGCYAEENGLRTLLASYSLVVRPATPAPAPKAPDTPGAQLAPDVRLLYVLAIAALGGLCLILASSLLYVACLREGRRGRRRKYSLGRASRAGGSAVQLQTVSGQCPGEEDEGDEEEGAGGLEGSCLQIIPGEGAPAPPPPPPPLPPAELTNGLVALPSRLRRMNGNSYVLLRQSNNGVPAGPCSFAEELSRILEKRKHTQLVEQLDESSV
- the SEMA4G gene encoding semaphorin-4G isoform X4, giving the protein MQSKCHQKGKNNQTECFNHVRFLQRLNSTHLYACGTHAFQPLCAAIDAEAFTLPTSFEEGKEKCPYDPARGFTGLIIDGGLYTATRYEFRSIPDIRRSRHPHSLRTEETPMHWLNDAEFVFSVLVRESKASAVGDDDKVYYFFTERATEEGSGSFTQSRSSHRVARVARVCKGDLGGKKILQKKWTSFLKARLICHIPLYETLRGVCSLDAETSSRTHFYAAFTLSTQWKTLEASAICRYDLAEIQAVFAGPYMEYQDGSRRWGRYEGGVPEPRPGSCITDSLRSQGYNSSQDLPSLVLDFVKLHPLMARPVVPTRGRPLLLKRNVRYTHLTGTPVTTPAGPTYDLLFLGTADGWIHKAVVLGSGMHIIEETQVFREPQSVENLVISLMQHSLYVGAPSGVIQLPLSSCSRYRSCYDCILARDPYCGWDPGTHACMAATTIANRTALIQDIERGNRGCESSRDTGPPPPLKTRSVLRGDDVLLPCDQPSNLARALWLLNGSMGLSDGQGGYRVGVDGLLVTDAQPEHSGNYGCYAEENGLRTLLASYSLVVRPATPAPAPKAPDTPGAQLAPDVRLLYVLAIAALGGLCLILASSLLYVACLREGRRGRRRKYSLGRASRAGGSAVQLQTVSGQCPGEEDEGDEEEGAGGLEGSCLQIIPGEGAPAPPPPPPPLPPAELTNGLVALPSRLRRMNGNSYVLLRQSNNGVPAGPCSFAEELSRILEKRKHTQLVEQLDESSV
- the SEMA4G gene encoding semaphorin-4G isoform X6 encodes the protein MVRRMRHRMMGDAEFVFSVLVRESKASAVGDDDKVYYFFTERATEEGSGSFTQSRSSHRVARVARVCKGDLGGKKILQKKWTSFLKARLICHIPLYETLRGVCSLDAETSSRTHFYAAFTLSTQWKTLEASAICRYDLAEIQAVFAGPYMEYQDGSRRWGRYEGGVPEPRPGSCITDSLRSQGYNSSQDLPSLVLDFVKLHPLMARPVVPTRGRPLLLKRNVRYTHLTGTPVTTPAGPTYDLLFLGTADGWIHKAVVLGSGMHIIEETQVFREPQSVENLVISLMQHSLYVGAPSGVIQLPLSSCSRYRSCYDCILARDPYCGWDPGTHACMAATTIANRTALIQDIERGNRGCESSRDTGPPPPLKTRSVLRGDDVLLPCDQPSNLARALWLLNGSMGLSDGQGGYRVGVDGLLVTDAQPEHSGNYGCYAEENGLRTLLASYSLVVRPATPAPAPKAPDTPGAQLAPDVRLLYVLAIAALGGLCLILASSLLYVACLREGRRGRRRKYSLGRASRAGGSAVQLQTVSGQCPGEEDEGDEEEGAGGLEGSCLQIIPGEGAPAPPPPPPPLPPAELTNGLVALPSRLRRMNGNSYVLLRQSNNGVPAGPCSFAEELSRILEKRKHTQLVEQLDESSV
- the SEMA4G gene encoding semaphorin-4G isoform X3, encoding MQSKCHQKGKNNQTECFNHVRFLQRLNSTHLYACGTHAFQPLCAAIDAEAFTLPTSFEEGKEKCPYDPARGFTGLIIDGGLYTATRYEFRSIPDIRRSRHPHSLRTEETPMHWLNDAEFVFSVLVRESKASAVGDDDKVYYFFTERATEEGSGSFTQSRSSHRVARVARVCKGDLGGKKILQKKWTSFLKARLICHIPLYETLRGVCSLDAETSSRTHFYAAFTLSTQWKTLEASAICRYDLAEIQAVFAGPYMEYQDGSRRWGRYEGGVPEPRPGSCITDSLRSQGYNSSQDLPSLVLDFVKLHPLMARPVVPTRGRPLLLKRNVRYTHLTGTPVTTPAGPTYDLLFLGTADGWIHKAVVLGSGMHIIEETQVFREPQSVENLVISLMQHSLYVGAPSGVIQLPLSSCSRYRSCYDCILARDPYCGWDPGTHACMAATTIANRSQGSRTALIQDIERGNRGCESSRDTGPPPPLKTRSVLRGDDVLLPCDQPSNLARALWLLNGSMGLSDGQGGYRVGVDGLLVTDAQPEHSGNYGCYAEENGLRTLLASYSLVVRPATPAPAPKAPDTPGAQLAPDVRLLYVLAIAALGGLCLILASSLLYVACLREGRRGRRRKYSLGRASRAGGSAVQLQTVSGQCPGEEDEGDEEEGAGGLEGSCLQIIPGEGAPAPPPPPPPLPPAELTNGLVALPSRLRRMNGNSYVLLRQSNNGVPAGPCSFAEELSRILEKRKHTQLVEQLDESSV
- the SEMA4G gene encoding semaphorin-4G isoform X5 yields the protein MVRRMRHRMMGDAEFVFSVLVRESKASAVGDDDKVYYFFTERATEEGSGSFTQSRSSHRVARVARVCKGDLGGKKILQKKWTSFLKARLICHIPLYETLRGVCSLDAETSSRTHFYAAFTLSTQWKTLEASAICRYDLAEIQAVFAGPYMEYQDGSRRWGRYEGGVPEPRPGSCITDSLRSQGYNSSQDLPSLVLDFVKLHPLMARPVVPTRGRPLLLKRNVRYTHLTGTPVTTPAGPTYDLLFLGTADGWIHKAVVLGSGMHIIEETQVFREPQSVENLVISLMQHSLYVGAPSGVIQLPLSSCSRYRSCYDCILARDPYCGWDPGTHACMAATTIANRSQGSRTALIQDIERGNRGCESSRDTGPPPPLKTRSVLRGDDVLLPCDQPSNLARALWLLNGSMGLSDGQGGYRVGVDGLLVTDAQPEHSGNYGCYAEENGLRTLLASYSLVVRPATPAPAPKAPDTPGAQLAPDVRLLYVLAIAALGGLCLILASSLLYVACLREGRRGRRRKYSLGRASRAGGSAVQLQTVSGQCPGEEDEGDEEEGAGGLEGSCLQIIPGEGAPAPPPPPPPLPPAELTNGLVALPSRLRRMNGNSYVLLRQSNNGVPAGPCSFAEELSRILEKRKHTQLVEQLDESSV
- the SEMA4G gene encoding semaphorin-4G isoform X1 gives rise to the protein MWGRLWPLLLSILTATAVPGPSLRRPSRELDATPRMTIPYEELSGTRHFEGQAQNYSTLLLEEASARLLVGARGALFSLSANDIGDGAHKEIHWEASPEMQSKCHQKGKNNQTECFNHVRFLQRLNSTHLYACGTHAFQPLCAAIDAEAFTLPTSFEEGKEKCPYDPARGFTGLIIDGGLYTATRYEFRSIPDIRRSRHPHSLRTEETPMHWLNDAEFVFSVLVRESKASAVGDDDKVYYFFTERATEEGSGSFTQSRSSHRVARVARVCKGDLGGKKILQKKWTSFLKARLICHIPLYETLRGVCSLDAETSSRTHFYAAFTLSTQWKTLEASAICRYDLAEIQAVFAGPYMEYQDGSRRWGRYEGGVPEPRPGSCITDSLRSQGYNSSQDLPSLVLDFVKLHPLMARPVVPTRGRPLLLKRNVRYTHLTGTPVTTPAGPTYDLLFLGTADGWIHKAVVLGSGMHIIEETQVFREPQSVENLVISLMQHSLYVGAPSGVIQLPLSSCSRYRSCYDCILARDPYCGWDPGTHACMAATTIANRSQGSRTALIQDIERGNRGCESSRDTGPPPPLKTRSVLRGDDVLLPCDQPSNLARALWLLNGSMGLSDGQGGYRVGVDGLLVTDAQPEHSGNYGCYAEENGLRTLLASYSLVVRPATPAPAPKAPDTPGAQLAPDVRLLYVLAIAALGGLCLILASSLLYVACLREGRRGRRRKYSLGRASRAGGSAVQLQTVSGQCPGEEDEGDEEEGAGGLEGSCLQIIPGEGAPAPPPPPPPLPPAELTNGLVALPSRLRRMNGNSYVLLRQSNNGVPAGPCSFAEELSRILEKRKHTQLVEQLDESSV